The following are encoded together in the Lusitaniella coriacea LEGE 07157 genome:
- the psaK gene encoding photosystem I reaction center subunit PsaK gives MTYSALILAASSVPSTVSWSPKIAIIMILCNVLAIAIGKYGINHPSKPPALPSAELFGGMGFPALLATTSLGHIIGAGVILGLAYTGGL, from the coding sequence TTGACTTACTCAGCTTTAATCCTTGCTGCTTCCTCTGTTCCGAGTACCGTATCGTGGAGTCCGAAAATTGCAATTATAATGATTCTTTGCAATGTTCTCGCGATCGCGATCGGTAAATACGGCATCAATCACCCCAGCAAGCCTCCGGCACTCCCCTCCGCAGAATTATTCGGCGGCATGGGTTTTCCCGCACTGCTTGCTACCACTAGCCTCGGTCACATTATCGGCGCAGGTGTAATTCTAGGACTGGCTTACACGGGCGGTCTATAG